Proteins from one Aythya fuligula isolate bAytFul2 chromosome 23, bAytFul2.pri, whole genome shotgun sequence genomic window:
- the DHDDS gene encoding dehydrodolichyl diphosphate synthase complex subunit DHDDS — protein sequence MSWIREGELTIIERFCANVIKAGPMPKHVAFIMDGNRRYAQKCHVERQQGHSQGFDKLAQTLRWCLNLGIREVTVYAFSIENFKRSKEEVDGLMDLARQKFSRLLEEQEKLKKHGVCIRVLGDLPLLPLDIQELIAQAVLATRNYNKCFLNVCFAYTSRHEISNAVREMAWGVEQGLLEPSDVSESLLDKCLYTSNSPDPDLLIRTSGEVRLSDFLLWQTSHSCLVFQSVLWPEYSFWNLCEAILRFQMNYSALQKARDSYMEERKQQEMERDQAYVTKKLQQEGFASHGDSQRRRTLLQKCTAMREERIQGFLQALEHKRADFFERLCTVSA from the exons ATGTCGTGGATCAGAGAAGGCGAGCTGACCATCATAGAGAGATTCTGTGCCAACGTAATTAAG GCAGGTCCGATGCCCAAGCATGTTGCCTTCATCATGGACGGCAATCGCCGTTATGCCCAGAAGTGTCACgtggagaggcagcagggacacTCGCAAGGCTTTGATAAGCTGGCGCAG ACGCTGCGGTGGTGTTTAAACCTGGGTATTCGGGAGGTGACTGTTTATGCCTTCAGCATTGAGAACTTCAAGCGCTCCAAGGAGGAGGTGGATGGCCTAATGGATCTGGCAAGACAGAAATTTAGCCGCCTGCTGGAGGAACA ggagaagctgaagaaacatGGTGTGTGTATCCGTGTCCTCGGAGACCTGCCACTTCTGCCCTTGGATATTCAGGAACTGATTGCCCAAGCTGTGCTGGCAACCAGGAACTACAACAA GTGCTTTCTAAATGTCTGTTTTGCATACACATCAAGGCATGAAATCAGCAATGCTGTCAGGGAGATGGCATGGGGCGTGGAGCAAGGGCTGCTTGAACCCAG TGATGTGTCTGAATCGTTGCTTGATAAGTGTCTGTACACCAGCAACTCCCCTGACCCAGACCTCCTGATTCGAACCTCCGGAGAGGTCCGGTTAAGTGATTTCTTGCTCTGGCAg ACATCCCATTCATGCCTGGTGTTTCAGTCAGTGTTGTGGCCAGAATATTCTTTTTGGAACTTGTGTGAGGCTATCCTTCGGTTCCAGATGAACTACAGTGCTTTACAG AAGGCCAGAGACTCCTACATGGAGGAAAGGAAGCAACAAGAGATGGAAAGGGATCAGGCTTATGTGAcaaagaagctgcagcaggagggtttTGCATCCCATGGAGACTCTCAGCGTCGACGGACACTGTTGCAGAAATGCACCGCCATGCGGGAAGAGAGAATCCAGGGCTTCCTACAGGCACTAGAGCACAAGAGAGCGGACTTCTTTGAAAGATTGTGTACAGTGTCTGCATGA